The nucleotide sequence CCGGGCCTGCTCGAGATGTCGGGTTTCTGGCAGATCGCGGCCGAGGGCCCCTGGGAGCACCGGCACGAACCCTGGGAGCCGATGATCCCTCCCCGCCTGATCCGCGAAGGCGAGACGGAGGACCGTCCCGACATCTTCACGGTGATTCGGGCGGGCGACCTCATGGTGCACCACCCGTACGAGTCCTTCACCGCGACGGTGCAGCGGTTCATCGAGGAGGCCGCCGCGGACCCCGCGGTCGTGGCCATCAAGCAGACGCTCTACCGGACGGCGGAGCACTCGCGGATCATCGCCGCGCTGGTGCGGGCGGCCGAGGCGGGCAAGGCGGTCGCCGTGCTCGTGGAGGTCACGGCCCGCTTCGACGAGGCCGACAACATGGAGTGGGCGTCCGTGCTGGAGGAGGCCGGCGTCAACGTCACGTACGGGCTCGTCGGGCTGAAGACGCACGCGAAGGTTGCCCTCGTGGTCCGCGAGGAAGGGGACGAGATCCGCACCTACTGCCACATCGGCACCGGCAACTACAACTCCGAGACCGCGCAGATCTACGCGGACCTCGGGATCCTCACGGCGCGCCCGGAAATCGGCCGCGACGCGGTGAACCTGTTCCATTACCTGACCGGATACGCCCCCGACCAGCAGTACGAGGAACTCATCGTGGCTCCCCGCGACCTGCGACGGGCCATCACCGCCCGGATCGAGCGCGAGATCTCGCACGTCGAGGCCGGCCGGAAGGGCCGCATGATCATGAAGATGAACGGTCTCGACGACCCGAAGATGATCCGCGCCCTCTACGCCGCGTCCGCCGCCGGCGTGAAGATCGACCTCATCATCCGGGGCCAGTGCCGGCTCCGCCCCGGGATCCCCGGCTTCAGCGAGAACATCCGGGTGCGCAGCATCGTCGGACGGTTCCTGGAGCACGACCGGATCTTCTGGTGGGAGAACGACGGGAGCCCCGAGGTGTGGATCGGGAGCGCGGACTGGCGCCGCCGAAACCTCGACAACCGCGTCGAGGTGCTGCTGCCCGTCCGCGACAAGCGGATCCGGAAGCGCCTGCGCAAGACCCTGCGCTTCGCCCTCCGCGACAATCAGCGCGCCTGGGAACTGCGGCCGACGGGAGAGTACGTGCTGTGCGAGCCCGCGCCGGACGCGCGTCCCATCGACTACCAGAGCCGGATGCTGAAAGCGGTCCGGAAGCGCCGCCGCAAGGTGGACGATCACTGGAGCGCCTCGCACTGACGCGGGGCCCCCGTAGGCTGCCGGGCCGGGTCCAGGCCGGGTCCAGGGCCGGGTCCAGGCTGGGTCTAGGCTGGGTCCGGTGAGCCCTCCTGGTGCCGGATCGTGATTCCCTGGACCATGTAGACGACGTCCTCGCCGATGTTCGTCGCGAGGTCGCCGATCCGTTCGAGATTGCGGCCGATGAGGATGACCTGCAGGCACGCCGACAGGTTGTAGTCCGGCATATGGGTGATCATCACACGGCTCAGTGAATCCTGGAGCTGGTCCAGCCGGTCGTCCCGCGCGATCACGGAGCGTGCGTCGTCCGCGTTCCGGTGGACGAAGGCATCGAGCGCATCCCGCAGCATCGCCCGGGCCATGCGGCTCATCTCATCCAGTTCGGGCGGAACCGGAACCTTCTTCTCCGCCTTCGCCAGCCGTTCGGCCGCCTCGGCGATGTTGACCGCGTGGTCGCCGATCCGCTCGAGGTCGTTGTTGATCTTGAGGACCGTGACGAGCACGCGCAGGTCGCTCGCCACCGGGTGATGGAGCGCGAGGATCTCCACCGTGGATTCCTCGACCTCCACTTCGGCCCGGTCGATGGCGTCGTCCGCCGCCCGGATCGGTTCCGCATCCACCGCGGGCTGGCCCACGAGCGCCATCGCGCGACGCACCAACTCCTCGATGTCGTGCGCCATCCGGTGCAGGGTCCGCGTGACGTCGTCCAGCCGGTCGTCGAACTGCCTGAGGGCCATCCGCCGCGACCCGCTAGCCCAGCCGGCCGGTGATGTAGGCCTCGGTCCGCTCGTCCTCGGGGTTGGTGAACAAGCGCTGGGTCTCCTTGTATTCGAGCAGTTCGCCCATGTAGAGGAAGGCCGTGTCGTCACTGATGCGAGCGGCCTGCTGCATGTTATGCGTCACGACCACGATCGTGTAGTCACCGCGCAGGTCTCCGATGAGGTCCTCGATGCGGCCGGTCGCGATCGGGTCGAGCGCGCTCGCGGGTTCGTCCATGAGGAGGACTTCCGGTTCCACCGCCAGCGCCCGCGCGATGCAGAGGCGCTGCTGCTGGCCGGCCGACAGCCCGAGGGCGTCCGCATCGAGCCGGTGGCTTACCTCGTCCCACAGCGAGGCCGCTCGCAGCGACGCTTCCACGCGGTCGCCGATGTCGTCCTGGAAGCCGTTGATCCGCAGGCCGAAGGCGATGTTCTCGAAGATCGACTTCGGAAAGGGATTCGGCTTCTGGAACACCATCCCGATCGAGCGCCGTACATCCGCCGGGTCGACCTCGGCCCCGTACAGGTCCCGCCCCCGGAACAGCACCTGCCCGGTGATGCGGGCGGCCGGCACGAAGTCG is from Candidatus Palauibacter scopulicola and encodes:
- the ppk1 gene encoding polyphosphate kinase 1, yielding MNPPPHEAPTPGAATREVETPETPPREAAAPVEVAPAPENGADPGPRPSAPRVGHRVQDVPVLPRAVAPKPVPEGAKPSHPSLYFNAELSWLDFNWRVLYQAMDERTPLLERLRFLAITENNLDEFVMKQVGGLKRVLGAGVVKPSPDGLGPAEQLDLVREGVRTMRTRLAEVWEGDLRPRLAAELDIAVRDFEDLNDQEREHVRRVFADRIYPVLTPLAVDPGHPFPFLSNMSLSLALMLEHPERRTRHFARVKIPTALRWVELPESGHVVPVEQVVRHFAGELFRGMTIESASLFRVTRNADVARDEEVADDLLQMISEEIRERRFARVVRLEVEPGMPDDVRQFLVRQLELDEEDLYEIPGLLEMSGFWQIAAEGPWEHRHEPWEPMIPPRLIREGETEDRPDIFTVIRAGDLMVHHPYESFTATVQRFIEEAAADPAVVAIKQTLYRTAEHSRIIAALVRAAEAGKAVAVLVEVTARFDEADNMEWASVLEEAGVNVTYGLVGLKTHAKVALVVREEGDEIRTYCHIGTGNYNSETAQIYADLGILTARPEIGRDAVNLFHYLTGYAPDQQYEELIVAPRDLRRAITARIEREISHVEAGRKGRMIMKMNGLDDPKMIRALYAASAAGVKIDLIIRGQCRLRPGIPGFSENIRVRSIVGRFLEHDRIFWWENDGSPEVWIGSADWRRRNLDNRVEVLLPVRDKRIRKRLRKTLRFALRDNQRAWELRPTGEYVLCEPAPDARPIDYQSRMLKAVRKRRRKVDDHWSASH
- the phoU gene encoding phosphate signaling complex protein PhoU; this encodes MALRQFDDRLDDVTRTLHRMAHDIEELVRRAMALVGQPAVDAEPIRAADDAIDRAEVEVEESTVEILALHHPVASDLRVLVTVLKINNDLERIGDHAVNIAEAAERLAKAEKKVPVPPELDEMSRMARAMLRDALDAFVHRNADDARSVIARDDRLDQLQDSLSRVMITHMPDYNLSACLQVILIGRNLERIGDLATNIGEDVVYMVQGITIRHQEGSPDPA
- the pstB gene encoding phosphate ABC transporter ATP-binding protein PstB produces the protein MSSNTVLETVGLSVRYGETRVIDDVSLRIPENRVVAFIGPSGCGKSTLLRCFNRLNDFVPAARITGQVLFRGRDLYGAEVDPADVRRSIGMVFQKPNPFPKSIFENIAFGLRINGFQDDIGDRVEASLRAASLWDEVSHRLDADALGLSAGQQQRLCIARALAVEPEVLLMDEPASALDPIATGRIEDLIGDLRGDYTIVVVTHNMQQAARISDDTAFLYMGELLEYKETQRLFTNPEDERTEAYITGRLG